Proteins from one Setaria italica strain Yugu1 chromosome V, Setaria_italica_v2.0, whole genome shotgun sequence genomic window:
- the LOC101763548 gene encoding glutamate--tRNA ligase, cytoplasmic, whose translation MDGGNRMPKLDILPNAADCSSSDNVTNPHLVCQGSRYGSGSSCFGFDHSTKAPNRQRQAKVLDGEGSNLCGENVPDSGNLLVSTVDWRQLAFVDVCPETGDLAKEVKHSLDRDDVLDARRREDDNIIGIQDFIHGINTILRYIARVTTVPSFYGQDAIQAADVDQWLEYAPVILSGSEFEAACSFLDGFLASRTFLVGYCLSIADMVVWSNIAGSGQRWESLRRSKKYQNLTRWFNSIAVDYAGKLDEVAAAYVGKRGIGKSPAPCLKEKVQDLKLNTSIPEIDLPGAKVGEVCVRFAPEPSGYLHIGHAKAGLLNKYFAERYNGRLIVRFDDTNPSKENNEFVENIMEDIDTMGIKYDRVTYTSDYFPKLMEMVESLIKQGKAYVDDTPREQMRAERMAGVESKCRNNTVEENLSLWREMVNGTEIGMQCYVRGKLDMLDPNKSLRDPVYYRCNTVPHHRVGSKYKVYPTYDFACPFVDALEGVTHALRSSEYHDRNAQYYRILQDMGLRRVEIFEFSRLNMVYTLLSKRKLLGFVQNKKVDGWTDPRFPTIQGIVRRGLKIEALTQFILEQGASKNLNLMEWDKLWTINKKIIDPVCARHTAVLKDQRVLLTLTNGPEEPFVRILPRHKKYEGAGNKATTFTNRIWLEYADVMSTGQEVTLMDWGNAILKEIKTENGIITQLVGELQLEGSVKSTKLKLTWLPDIENLVSLSLVEFDYLITKKKLEENEEISTANLNPCTRREISALGDPNMQNLKQGEIIQLERKGYYRCDVPFIRPAKPIVLFSIPDGRQQSVANK comes from the exons ATGGACGGTGGCAACCGTATGCCAAAGCTGGACATACTGCCTAATGCCGCTGACTGTAGCTCGTCCGACAATGTCACGAATCCACACCTTGTTTGTCAGGGCAGCCGCTACGGTTCTGGTTCTTCTTGTTTTGGGTTTGACCATAGCACAAAG GCACCCAACCGTCAAAGGCAAGCCAAGGTACTGGATGGGGAAGGTAGCAATCTGTGCGGGGAGAATGTCCCGGATTCTGGAAATCTGCTCGTCAGTACAGTAGATTGGCGCCAACTGGCTTTTGTGGATGTTTGTCCGGAGACCGGAGACTTGGCCAAAGAAGTCAAGCACAGTCTTGATCGTGATGACGTCTTGGACGCGCGGCGCCGTGAAGATGACAACATCATCGGCATACA GGACTTCATCCATGGAATCAACACAATCCTTCGTTACATTGCTCGTGTTACAACTGTTCCCAGCTTCTATGGTCAGGATGCTATTCAGGCAGCAGAT GTTGATCAATGGCTTGAATATGCCCCAGTTATCCTTTCAGGATCTGAATTTGAAGCTGCTTGCTCATTTCTAGATGGATTCTTGGCATCTCGGACCTTTTTGGTTGGCTATTGTCTTTCAATTGCTGACATGGTAGTATGGTCAAATATTGCAG GATCTGGCCAACGATGGGAAAGTCTGAGGAGGTCTAAGAAATATCAAAACCTTACTCGCTGGTTCAACAGCATAGCTGTAGACTATGCTGGTAAGCTAGATGAAGTAGCAGCAGCTTATGTTGGAAAGAGAGGTATTGGAAAATCTCCTGCACCCTGCCTGAAAGAAAAGGTGCAAGATTTGAAGTTGAACACCTCAATTCCTGAAATAGATCTACCGGGTGCAAAAGTCGGGGAGGTTTGTGTTCGTTTTGCCCCGGAGCCTAGCGGGTATCTCCACATTGGTCATGCGAAGGCTGGGCTGTTGAATAAGTACTTTGCAGAGAGATACAATGGCCGTCTAATAGTTCGCTTTGATGACACCAATCCTTCCAAAGAAAACAATGAATTTGTAGAGAACATCATGGAAGATATTGACACAATGGGAATCAAATATGACAGAGTTACATACACATCAGATTATTTTCCAAAGCTAATGGAAATGGTTGAAAGTCTGATTAAGCAGGGTAAGGCATATGTTGATGACACACCAAGGGAGCAAATGCGAGCTGAGAGGATGGCTGGCGTGGAATCAAAATGTAGAAACAATACTGTTGAAGAAAATCTGTCATTGTGGAGAGAGATGGTTAACGGAACTGAAATTGGTATGCAGTGCTATGTACGGGGTAAGCTTGACATGCTGGACCCTAACAAGTCACTCCGGGATCCTGTCTATTACCGTTGCAACACTGTCCCTCATCATCGTGTTGGTTCAAAATATAAGGTCTACCCAACGTATGATTTTGCTTGCCCGTTTGTTGATGCATTGGAAGGGGTGACTCATGCCCTTCGCTCAAGTGAATACCATGATCGTAATGCACAGTACTATCGTATACTTCAAGATATGGGTTTGCGAAGGGTAGAGATCTTTGAGTTCAGCAGGTTGAATATGGTTTACACCCTTCTCAGCAAGCGCAAGCTTCTCGGGTTTGTACAAAACAAGAAGGTAGATGGCTGGACTGATCCACGCTTCCCTACTATACAAGGCATTGTACGTCGTGGCTTGAAGATTGAAGCATTGACACAATTTATACTCGAGCAG GGTGCATCAAAGAATCTAAATCTGATGGAGTGGGATAAACTTTGGACAATCAATAAGAAGATAATTGATCCTGTGTGTGCAAGGCATACTGCTGTGCTGAAAGACCAGCGTGTGCTCTTGACTCTTACCAATGGTCCAGAGGAACCATTTGTTCGAATCTTACCAAGGCATAAGAAATATGAGGGTGCTGGAAACAAGGCTACAACCTTCACAAATAGAATTTGGTTAGAGTATGCTGATGTCATGAGCACCGGCCAGGAAGTCACTTTGATGGATTGGGGAAACGCCATCCTTAAAGAAATCAAGACCGAGAATGGAATAATTACTCAACTGGTCGGTGAACTCCAACTCGAGGGGTCAGTGAAGTCGACCAAGTTGAAGCTGACGTGGTTGCCCGATATTGAAAACCTTGTATCGCTATCTTTGGTTGAATTTGACTACCTAATTACAAAGAAAAAG CTGGAAGAAAATGAGGAAATCAGCACCGCCAATCTCAATCCTTGCACGCGACGAGAAATTTCAGCTCTTGGGGACCCGAACATGCAGAATTTAAAACAAGGAGAGATCATACAGCTTGAAAGAAAAGGGTACTACCGCTGCGACGTTCCATTTATTCGGCCGGCTAAACCTATTGTCCTTTTCTCGATACCAGATGGCCGTCAACAGTCGGTGGCAAACAAGTAG